The DNA sequence GCAACCTGAAGTCCTGCGCCAACGCCGATTGTCACGTCATAGGGTCGGAAAGTCGTCGTGGCTGCGCCGGAGTCGTCCCTGCCCTGAATCTCGCCGTAGTTGAAGAAGCTCGCGCTGATGGCGCCGCCCGCCTTCTCGCCAAGGGGCGCCGCGTAGGCTGCGTAGTGCTGCCGCAGGTCCAGAACCCACTCGTTGTTCGTCAGCGCAACTTGGGATCGGCGCACCTTGACGAGACCGGCTGGGTTCCACGCCGGTGCGTAGGCGTCCTTGGCGAGGGCGACGCCCGTCTCCCCCATCCCAATCGCTTCTGCGCCCACGCCGATCTTCAGGGTCGGGAATGCGCGTGTGCCCGCGCTTCCGTGGATATCAGCGGCATGCACGGACGAGGCGGCCGCCGCGAGAGCCAAGCTCAGAGCCATGCGGGCGATTGACAGCGTCACGCGTCGTGCCACCGGTAGCTCTCCTCCGCATCGGAACGCGGACCCGAACGCGACCATCGCATCGGGAGCAAGTGCAGGCAACGATCCTACCATGTCATCAACTGTCGCGCAACTCGACGAGCGCCGATGGAACTACTCCTGCGGCGACCGGGCAGCCTCGAACCGACGATCCACATCCGCCCAGTTGACCACGTTCCACCAGGCGTCCACGTACGCCGCGCGGCGGTTCTGATACTTCAGATAGTAGGCGTGTTCCCAGACGTCGAGCATTAGAAGCGGCTCGGTTCCCAGAATGCCCAGGTCCTGCTGGTTCATCAGCGACAGGACCACAAGGCGCGACAGACCGCCATGCCATCCAAGCACCGCCCACCCGCTGCCCTCGACCGCCTTTGCCGCCGCCCCGAAATGGGCTTGAAACACCTCGATCGACGAGAAGTCGCGCGCGATCGCTTCACGGAGTGCGGCGGAAGGCGCTGGCTGACGCCCAGCAGGAGGAGCCATGTTCTGCCAGAAGACGGAGTGGTTGTAGTGACCTCCGCCGTGGAACGCGAGCGCCCGCGACAACGACTGCACAGCCGTGTAGTTTCCCGCCGCGCGCGTCTCTGCGAGACCGTCGAGAGCCGCGCGCAGCCCTTTCACGTACCCGGCATGGTGCAGGTCGTGGTGGATCCGCATCGTCTCGGCGTCGATGTACGGCTCCAACGCGTCGTAGCCATAGGGCAGAGCCGGCAGCTCCAGCGGCACTCGTGACGCGGCGTCTACGTCGAGCGCGACGCTCAACGGCGAGTGGCTCAACATCCAGAGCCCTCCCATACCGGTCACCGACGCGCGCAGGAAGTCCCGACGAGTGCTCGTCTTTACCATGCTATGTCCCTCAGGAGTCTCGGTCGCCTCGAATCGCCAGCCACTCAGAAGATACCCCGCAGGCTCGTCGAGGGCAAAACCGGAACGCCGCTTCGAAGGTCACGGGCACGGTTTGATCGAGGCTCGGCGGCGTGCTAGAGTCGATTCGGAAGGCAGGGACCAGAATGGACCGAACCGCTCTCGACCGAACGCTCGACGCGTGTGCGGACGTCATCCCGCTGAAACCCTCGTTTGTCGCGCGGACCTTCTACCCTGGACTCGGACGGCTGGGACTCTCAGACTCCGATGCCGGCTCGCGAGGGTCCTACTGCGAGCGCTGGATCGGCTCGTCGGTGCAGGCGGACAACGCGGAGTTCGTCGAAGGCGAGGGGATGAGCACGTTCACGCTGGCGGACGGCTCGCCGGCGCGCTTGGCTGACGCGCTTCAGCTCGCCGGCGAGCGCCTGCTCGGACCCAAGCACGCAGCCCGCACGGGTTCGCGCTTCGGACTGCTGTCGAAGGTTCTGGACATCGGCACGCCGATCCCGTGGCATATCCACGCGCGCGAGACCGACGCCAGGAAGTGGTGGAGTTGTCGCGGCAAGGAGGAAGCCTATTACTTCGTGGAAACTGAGAATCCTGGGCCCGTGCCCTTCTCGCATCTGGGCGTGCATCCGGACGTGGAAGCATCCGACCTGCTGCCCATTCTGGAACGATGGGACGACGACTCGGTTCTCGACCTGTCGCCCGCCTACCGGCTGAACGTCGGTCAAGGGTTCCATGTCCCGCCCGGCATCCCCCATGCTCCGGGAACCGCGCTGACGCTCGAACTCCAGGAGGAGTCGGACGTCTACAACTTCCTGCAAGCCGTGACGTGCAGCGGGAAGCTCGACCGCTCGCTGATGCTGCGGGGCTTGCCGGATGTTGCGTCGGTCGTGCGACTCATCGACTGGGCGTCGTCGCGGGCTCCCGAGTTCTATTCGCGTCACCACACGAAGCCGGTCCATCTGGTGGACGAAGACGGTCGTCGCGAGTCTTGGGTGTTCCATCCGTCGCGGACGCCGAAGTTCAGCGGCAAAGAGGTTCGCGTGGAACCCGGGCGCTCGATGGAATCGCGCGAGGACGCGGCGTACGTCCTGTTCATCTGGCGCGGCAGCGGCGAAGCCGCCGGGAATGACATCGTGGGAGCCAACCACGGCTGCGACGAGTTTTTCGTCGGCTATCGCGCAGCGACGGTTCCGCACGTGATCCGCAACACGGGCGACACGACGCTCGTGGTCTACAAGCTGTTTGGACCCTCCGCCTGAGGCGGCAAGCCGAACCGAGGCAGGAATGTTCGCGGTTGTGATGAGCAGCGCCGTCATCGGGGTCGATGCGTACCCGGTGCGCGTCGAGACGGATATCGCGGGCGGGCTGCCGGCTCTGAACATCGTGGGCTTGCCGGACAGCGCGGTCCGAGAGGCGCGAGACCGCGTTTCGGCTGCGATCCGCAACTCGGGCTTCGTGCTCCCGGCTCGGCGCATCACGGTCAACCTCGGTCCTGCCGACGTGCGCAAGGAGGGGTCCTCGTTCGACCTGGCGATGGCTGTCGCCATCCTGGTCGCGTCGGAGCAGACCGTATTCGCCATCGACCCATCGACGGCGTTCCTTGGTGAGCTCTCCCTCGACGGATCGATGCGCGCCGTGCAAGGGGCGGTCGCCATCGCTGCGGACGCGCGCAGCTACGGCTGCAAGGCGCTCGTGGTTCCGAACGCGAACGCGAAAGAAGCAGCCGTCGCCGAGGGCATCGACGTATACGGCGTCGCCACGCTGTCGGATGCGGTCCGTCTGGTCGGGAGCCGCAATCTGTCGCCGCCGCTGCGGGTCGATCTGCGAGAGCTCTCGGCGCGTCGGGTCGGAGCCACTCCCGACCTTGCCGACGTCAAGGGTCAGGATCACGCGAAGCGGGCTCTTGAGATCGCCGCTGCGGGCGGGCACAACATGCTGATGTTCGGTCCGCCGGGATCGGGCAAGACGATGCTCGCGCAGCGTCTGGCGTCCGTTCTGCCGGACATGGTTCTCGACGAGTCGCTGGAGACGACGAAGATTCACTCCGTGGCGGGCGTGCTGGAAGCCGATTCGCCACTGATCACGACGCGCCCGTTCCGCGCCCCGCACCACACCGTTTCGACAGCCGGGCTGGTCGGGGGCGGCAAAACGCCTGGTCCGGGCGAAGTGAGCCTCGCGCACAACGGCGTGCTGTTCTTGGACGAGCTGCCCGAGTTCCGCCGCGACACCCTCGAAGCCCTTCGCCAGCCGTTGGAGAACGGCTTGGCGACCATCGCACGCGCTTGGGGCTCGCTGACGTTCCCTGCGCGCACCATGTTCGTCGCCGCGATGAACCCGTGTCCTTGCGGCTATCTGGGCGACCCGGTGAAGCCGTGCCGCTGCTCGAGCGAGCAGGTCCGCAAGTACCGAGCTCGCATCTCGGGCCCGCTGCTCGACCGGATCGACCTGCATGTCGAAGTGCCCGCCGTTCCTCTGTCCGATCTGCGTTCCGAGGCGAAGGGCGAGCCGTCCGAGACGGTTCGGGCTCGCGTTCAGCGCTCCCGCGAAGTTCAGTCGAGGCGGTTCGACGGAACCGGCGTCTACTCGAACGCCACGATGGCTCCGCACATGGTGCGGGAGTTCTGCCGGCTCGGCGCAGACGCCGAAGCGCTGCTAGCGGCAGCGTTGAGCCGCCTGCATCTGAGCGCGCGTGCCCATGACCGAGTGCTGAAAGTCGCTCGCTCCATCGCGGACCTGTCGGAGTCGGAGCGCATCGAGGCTCAGCACATCGCCGAAGCGATTCAGTACCGCGACCTCGACCGACTTGCGGGCGTATACTAGCCCTCA is a window from the Candidatus Poribacteria bacterium genome containing:
- a CDS encoding PorV/PorQ family protein, whose translation is MVGSLPALAPDAMVAFGSAFRCGGELPVARRVTLSIARMALSLALAAAASSVHAADIHGSAGTRAFPTLKIGVGAEAIGMGETGVALAKDAYAPAWNPAGLVKVRRSQVALTNNEWVLDLRQHYAAYAAPLGEKAGGAISASFFNYGEIQGRDDSGAATTTFRPYDVTIGVGAGLQVAEGVSVGANAKYLRQQIDDASAQGGAVDLGVSYDVPETSLSLGAAIQHIGTSLAFDAESFSLPTTVRTGLGYRVADDQATIAVDVSKPADNDARIGIGIAYDIVNALTVRGGYRYEIGGNELGSSTGLTGGFGVRYAGFVLDYAFVSYGDLGPTNRVSLIAEF
- a CDS encoding superoxide dismutase; amino-acid sequence: MPLELPALPYGYDALEPYIDAETMRIHHDLHHAGYVKGLRAALDGLAETRAAGNYTAVQSLSRALAFHGGGHYNHSVFWQNMAPPAGRQPAPSAALREAIARDFSSIEVFQAHFGAAAKAVEGSGWAVLGWHGGLSRLVVLSLMNQQDLGILGTEPLLMLDVWEHAYYLKYQNRRAAYVDAWWNVVNWADVDRRFEAARSPQE
- a CDS encoding YifB family Mg chelatase-like AAA ATPase, whose translation is MFAVVMSSAVIGVDAYPVRVETDIAGGLPALNIVGLPDSAVREARDRVSAAIRNSGFVLPARRITVNLGPADVRKEGSSFDLAMAVAILVASEQTVFAIDPSTAFLGELSLDGSMRAVQGAVAIAADARSYGCKALVVPNANAKEAAVAEGIDVYGVATLSDAVRLVGSRNLSPPLRVDLRELSARRVGATPDLADVKGQDHAKRALEIAAAGGHNMLMFGPPGSGKTMLAQRLASVLPDMVLDESLETTKIHSVAGVLEADSPLITTRPFRAPHHTVSTAGLVGGGKTPGPGEVSLAHNGVLFLDELPEFRRDTLEALRQPLENGLATIARAWGSLTFPARTMFVAAMNPCPCGYLGDPVKPCRCSSEQVRKYRARISGPLLDRIDLHVEVPAVPLSDLRSEAKGEPSETVRARVQRSREVQSRRFDGTGVYSNATMAPHMVREFCRLGADAEALLAAALSRLHLSARAHDRVLKVARSIADLSESERIEAQHIAEAIQYRDLDRLAGVY